One window of Medicago truncatula cultivar Jemalong A17 chromosome 2, MtrunA17r5.0-ANR, whole genome shotgun sequence genomic DNA carries:
- the LOC25487128 gene encoding cytochrome P450 72A68-like isoform X7 translates to MATTTAIILFTLMTLSLIWAWRILNWIWLKPKKLEKELREQGLKGNSYRLLVGDIKDLLKIRKEATSKPMNLSDDIVPRVYSFVQQTVAKHGKNSFIWFGPTPRVNITDPEQIKDVINKIYDFQKPNVNPLVRLLGCGLVCLEGEQWSKHRKIINPAFHLEKLKIILPIFHKSCDDLISKWEKMLSSDGSCEMDVWPFLQNLASDLISRAAFGSSYEEGKRIFQLQTEQAELTTKIIEKVYIPGWRFLPTTTPRRMKEIERDVRASLTDMINTRERALMAGEATKDDLLGILLESNHKEMEEHDNNKNVGMSLDDVIEECKLFYFAGAETTSVLLVWTIVLLSRYPDWQARAREEVLQVFGNNKPDFDGLSHLKIVTMILYEVLRLYPPVIELARSVHKDVKLGNLTLPAGVQITLPIVLVHHDSELWGDDAKVFNPERFSEGVLKATNGRNSFVPFGGGPRICIGQNFSMLEAKMAIAMILQRFSFELSPSYAHAPTALITLQPQYGAHIILRKVEL, encoded by the exons ATGGCTACAACTACAGCAATAATTCTCTTCACCTTGATGACACTTTCTCTCATATGGGCATGGAGAATTTTGAATTGGATATGGTTGAAGCCAAAAAAGCTAGAAAAAGAGCTCAGAGAACAAGGACTTAAAGGAAATTCATACAGACTTTTAGTTGGAGACATAAAAGATCTTCTTAAGATAAGAAAGGAAGCAACATCTAAACCTATGAATCTTTCTGATGATATTGTGCCTCGAGTGTATTCCTTTGTCCAACAAACTGTTGCAAAACATG GAAAGAACTCTTTTATCTGGTTTGGACCAACACCAAGGGTGAACATAACAGATCCTGAGCAAATTAAAGATGTAATTAACAAAATTTACGACTTCCAAAAGCCTAATGTGAACCCGCTTGTCAGGTTACTAGGTTGTGGTCTTGTATGTCTTGAGGGAGAACAGTGGAGCAAGCACAGAAAGATAATAAATCCTGCATTCCATTTAGAAAAATTGAAG ATCATATTACCAATATTCCACAAAAGTTGCGATGATTTGATTAGCAAATGGGAGAAAATGTTGTCGTCAGATGGATCATGTGAAATGGACGTATGGCCTTTCCTTCAAAATTTGGCCAGTGATCTTATTTCTCGAGCAGCGTTTGGAAGTAGTTATGAAGAGGGAAAAAGAATATTTCAACTTCAAACCGAACAAGCTGAACTTACAACAAAAATTATCGAGAAAGTTTATATCCCTGGATGGAG GTTTCTACCAACTACTACCCCTAGGAGAatgaaagaaattgaaagagaCGTAAGAGCTTCGCTTACAGATATGATTAACACGAGAGAGAGAGCACTAATGGCAGGTGAAGCAACAAAGGATGATTTGTTAGGTATACTTTTAGAGTCAAATCACAAAGAAATGGAAGAACATGACAACAATAAGAATGTTGGAATGAGTCTTGACGATGTAATAGAGGAATGCAAGCTATTCTACTTTGCAGGTGCAGAGACAACTTCTGTTTTGCTTGTTTGGACAATAGTGTTGTTGAGTAGGTACCCTGATTGGCAAGCACGTGCAAGGGAGGAAGTATTACAAGTATTTGGCAACAATAAACCCGATTTTGATGGGCTAAGTCATCTTAAGATT GTCACGATGATTTTGTACGAGGTTCTTAGGTTATACCCACCAGTAATCGAACTTGCTCGAAGTGTTCACAAAGATGTGAAACTTGGAAACCTAACATTACCTGCCGGAGTGCAAATTACCTTACCGATAGTTTTAGTTCACCATGACTCCGAACTATGGGGTGACGATGCTAAGGTGTTCAATCCTGAGAGATTTTCTGAAGGTGTTTTGAAAGCAACAAATGGAAGAAATTCATTTGTTCCATTTGGAGGGGGTCCTAGAATTTGCATTGGACAGAACTTTTCTATGTTGGAAGCAAAGATGGCGATAGCAATGATTTTACAACGTTTCTCATTCGAACTTTCTCCATCTTATGCTCATGCCCCGACTGCATTAATTACCCTTCAACCACAATACGGTGCTCATATAATTCTACGTAAAGTGGAattgtaa